A single genomic interval of Lacrimispora sphenoides JCM 1415 harbors:
- a CDS encoding pyridoxal phosphate-dependent aminotransferase, whose product MIADKMRPLVENNSAIRAMFEEGKKMAAVYGRENVYDFSLGNPNVPAPPAVNQAILDIIREEETTFIHGYMSNAGFEDARDAVAQSLNRRFGTHFRLENILMTVGAASGMNVILKTILDPGDEVVVFAPYFMEYGSYVRNYDGVLVTVPPDKSSFQPDLKEFERRITSKTKAVIINTPNNPTGVVYSGETLREIAGILMKKETELGIQIVLISDEPYRELAYDGVEVPYVTPFYHNTIVCYSYSKSLSLPGERIGYLVIPDEVEDSPKVIAAAAVATRVLGCVNAPSLMQRVIVRCVDSQVNLEAYDRNRELLYNSLKEYGFDCIKPEGAFYLFVKSPVDDKEFCQSCKEHRVLLVPGTSFACPGYVRIAYCVSYEQIERSLPAFKKIAEEYGLTGKREEAE is encoded by the coding sequence ATGATAGCAGACAAGATGAGACCCCTTGTAGAAAACAATTCCGCCATCCGTGCCATGTTTGAAGAAGGTAAGAAGATGGCTGCCGTATACGGCAGGGAGAATGTCTATGATTTCAGCCTTGGAAATCCCAATGTGCCGGCTCCTCCGGCGGTAAACCAGGCCATTCTTGACATTATCCGGGAAGAGGAAACCACTTTCATCCATGGATACATGAGCAATGCGGGATTTGAAGATGCGAGAGATGCAGTTGCCCAGTCCTTAAACAGGCGGTTTGGAACTCATTTTCGTCTGGAGAATATCCTTATGACCGTTGGAGCAGCCAGCGGCATGAACGTCATATTAAAAACCATTTTGGATCCCGGCGATGAAGTGGTGGTATTCGCACCGTATTTTATGGAATACGGTTCTTATGTCCGGAATTATGACGGCGTTCTCGTGACAGTACCTCCGGATAAGTCCAGCTTTCAGCCTGATTTAAAGGAGTTTGAACGGCGGATCACCTCTAAGACAAAGGCAGTGATCATCAATACTCCCAATAATCCTACGGGTGTGGTTTATTCTGGGGAAACTCTCCGGGAGATCGCAGGCATCCTTATGAAAAAGGAGACAGAGCTTGGTATCCAGATTGTGCTGATCTCTGATGAACCTTACCGGGAACTGGCTTATGACGGGGTGGAGGTTCCTTATGTCACACCGTTTTATCATAATACCATAGTCTGCTATTCTTATAGCAAATCATTATCCCTGCCTGGGGAACGGATCGGATATCTGGTAATTCCCGATGAAGTGGAGGATTCCCCTAAGGTCATAGCTGCCGCCGCTGTTGCCACCCGAGTGCTGGGCTGTGTCAACGCACCTTCCCTTATGCAGCGGGTGATCGTCCGCTGTGTGGATAGCCAAGTAAATCTGGAAGCCTATGACAGGAACAGGGAGCTACTCTACAACAGTTTAAAGGAATATGGGTTTGACTGCATCAAACCGGAAGGGGCTTTTTACTTATTTGTAAAATCTCCTGTTGATGACAAGGAATTCTGCCAGTCCTGCAAAGAGCACCGGGTACTTCTGGTGCCTGGAACTTCCTTTGCATGTCCGGGCTATGTAAGGATCGCTTATTGCGTATCCTATGAGCAGATCGAACGCTCTCTGCCTGCATTTAAGAAGATAGCAGAGGAGTATGGCCTTACAGGAAAAAGGGAGGAAGCAGAATGA
- a CDS encoding helix-turn-helix domain-containing protein produces the protein MDNYEKRGYLNSDFRLFHLTDTKKQDFEYHYHDFDKIIIFIRGSVTYRIEGCAYKLKPYDIILVRHNDIHKPDIDPSVPYERIIVYLSPGFLLAYRSESYDLSTCFQKSKELHSHVLRIHSMEKSGIYRTLANLEYACTHDGYARDLYCQVVFLEFMIQLNRASLANRVQYLPPSTGDRRILNIMDYINNHLTEEITVETIAEACYISRYHLMHLFKGETGYTLFDYITEKRLTLARDLLRTGMTVTEACFASGFKNYSTFFRAYKKHYHVSPSEAIKKRVNI, from the coding sequence ATGGACAACTACGAAAAGCGGGGATATTTAAACAGTGATTTCCGTCTGTTTCATCTGACCGATACAAAAAAACAGGATTTTGAATACCATTACCATGATTTTGATAAAATTATCATATTCATCCGGGGATCCGTGACTTACCGGATCGAAGGATGCGCTTATAAACTGAAGCCTTATGACATTATACTGGTCCGCCATAACGATATCCATAAGCCTGACATCGATCCTTCGGTGCCTTATGAACGGATCATCGTCTATCTTTCTCCCGGTTTCTTACTGGCTTACCGGTCCGAAAGCTATGATTTGAGCACCTGCTTTCAGAAATCGAAAGAGCTTCACTCCCACGTCCTGCGGATTCATTCCATGGAAAAGAGCGGCATATACCGCACATTGGCGAACTTAGAATATGCCTGTACCCATGACGGATATGCCAGAGATCTGTACTGCCAGGTGGTTTTTCTGGAATTCATGATCCAGTTAAACCGTGCCTCCCTGGCCAACCGGGTACAATACCTGCCCCCTTCCACCGGTGACCGGCGCATTTTAAACATTATGGACTACATCAACAATCACTTAACAGAGGAGATAACCGTGGAAACAATTGCAGAGGCCTGTTATATCAGCCGTTATCACCTGATGCACTTATTCAAAGGGGAAACCGGCTACACGCTGTTTGATTATATCACGGAAAAACGTCTGACTTTGGCAAGGGATCTGTTAAGAACAGGAATGACAGTTACCGAAGCATGCTTTGCCAGCGGTTTTAAAAACTACTCAACGTTTTTCAGAGCCTATAAAAAACACTATCACGTTTCTCCATCTGAAGCCATAAAAAAACGTGTAAATATATAA
- a CDS encoding EAL domain-containing protein: MNLMSAENVEAGIYIVNQDYRIIYLNDAAKSYYPDLREGMYCYQGVGKGPEPCKDCPGAGGKSGHVILYNSASELWMDVSSGTIDWPGHDGCRLIMFRPVAEKNKNLFYHLTDNTVYDELFELNIASNSYRILFHQKDKFKIPKLEGQLDAMCLEVADYMIYPEDRERFLEFWDGPTLLDRLHANGKIIRGEFRRLLVDGNYCWTSVIAVLFRCGDCADPIIMSYVQDVDIKKKQEEEEKKKLKEKREETDSMTGLFRYGPFFEKAEQLLKAQSGTRYFMVAIDIEHFKLFNEWYGEEEGDRFLIKIGKYLKSLELLYGSIAGYMGGDDFVVILPEDISILKNLEGEINYYARQYGGNAGFLPAFGVYRIEDRSLSVSMMYDRAAIALNSVKGNYAKRIGWYDPGMKQKMENDQILLSEIQSALEKKEFIFYVQPQCNMLTGKIIGLESLVRWRHPLRGLISPGKFIPLLEQNGFITYLDIYIWEMVCRQLNIWGKAGKKLIPISVNMSRMDIYAIDVVEKFKELVGKYEIDPKYLEIEITESAYAEDDDKMQRVLEDLRRAGFPVFMDDFGSGYSSLNMLKDVNVDVIKIDTKFLDMNENSQSRGMGILETIVRMARVMQMKIIAEGVETKDQVDFLRNIGCIYGQGYYYYKPLPVEEAEQLLMQEDHVDYGGIQARQLGQLKLEDLFNENITSEAMLNNMLGAIALYEVYEDRCEVLRVNQEYYRITGDNPVDMEDRRWFLLNRIYKDDRDWVLNIFENAYSNPIRGGEGIFRQYRLSGELMWVHLRVFFLREQDEHRLYYGAVRDATEQMEQRQKLEDSQKILGDVLRLSGRDLSFERLPDRHAAISMMESYVMRRRFQPSALVLFEILGPEDISRKGCKAEKPIFAPYVDCLKRFFREDDIICLNGVYEAMVLCKNIRSSDMEHKLKRVANALTRELKGNEKDPLFWINTAFAVIEAQEKNFEDCCDKARLALIQSSKISDRESVKLE; this comes from the coding sequence ATGAATCTTATGTCGGCTGAAAATGTAGAAGCCGGTATTTACATAGTTAACCAGGATTACAGAATCATTTATCTCAATGATGCGGCTAAATCATATTATCCGGATTTAAGAGAAGGTATGTACTGTTATCAGGGGGTTGGGAAAGGACCGGAACCCTGTAAAGACTGTCCTGGTGCAGGGGGAAAGTCCGGGCATGTGATATTATATAATTCTGCCTCAGAGCTTTGGATGGATGTATCCTCAGGCACAATTGACTGGCCGGGACACGACGGATGCAGGCTCATCATGTTCCGGCCGGTGGCTGAAAAGAATAAGAATCTTTTTTATCATCTGACGGACAACACCGTTTATGATGAGCTTTTTGAATTGAACATTGCATCAAATTCCTATAGGATCCTGTTTCACCAGAAAGATAAATTTAAGATCCCCAAGCTGGAAGGACAGTTAGATGCCATGTGCCTGGAGGTGGCGGATTACATGATCTACCCGGAGGACAGGGAGAGGTTTTTGGAATTCTGGGATGGGCCTACCCTGCTTGACCGCCTCCATGCCAATGGAAAGATCATTAGGGGAGAATTCCGCAGGTTGCTGGTGGACGGAAATTATTGCTGGACCAGTGTGATCGCTGTTTTGTTCCGGTGCGGGGATTGCGCGGACCCTATAATCATGAGTTATGTCCAGGATGTTGACATAAAAAAGAAGCAGGAAGAGGAAGAAAAGAAAAAGCTTAAGGAAAAGCGGGAAGAAACGGATTCCATGACAGGGCTTTTCCGATACGGTCCTTTTTTTGAGAAAGCGGAGCAGCTTTTAAAAGCTCAATCCGGCACAAGGTATTTTATGGTGGCCATTGACATTGAGCATTTTAAACTTTTTAACGAATGGTATGGGGAAGAGGAAGGGGACAGGTTCCTGATAAAGATCGGTAAATATCTGAAGTCCTTGGAACTGCTGTATGGGTCCATCGCAGGGTATATGGGAGGCGACGATTTTGTCGTCATACTTCCGGAAGATATCTCCATTTTAAAAAATCTGGAAGGCGAGATCAATTACTATGCCAGACAATATGGCGGTAATGCAGGATTTCTTCCGGCATTTGGCGTCTACCGGATCGAGGACCGCAGCCTTTCAGTCAGTATGATGTATGACAGGGCGGCCATTGCACTGAACTCCGTAAAGGGCAATTATGCCAAGAGAATCGGCTGGTATGACCCTGGCATGAAACAAAAGATGGAAAATGATCAGATCCTTCTCTCAGAAATTCAGAGCGCCCTGGAAAAGAAGGAGTTTATTTTTTACGTTCAGCCCCAGTGCAATATGCTTACAGGCAAGATCATCGGTCTGGAATCCCTGGTCAGATGGAGGCATCCCTTACGTGGGCTGATCTCTCCCGGAAAGTTCATACCGCTTTTGGAGCAGAATGGGTTTATTACATATCTGGATATTTATATCTGGGAGATGGTGTGCAGGCAGTTAAACATCTGGGGGAAGGCCGGGAAAAAGCTGATACCCATTTCCGTCAATATGTCCCGCATGGATATCTATGCCATTGATGTCGTGGAGAAATTCAAGGAATTGGTGGGCAAGTACGAGATCGATCCAAAATACTTGGAAATCGAGATTACGGAAAGCGCTTATGCAGAGGATGATGATAAGATGCAAAGGGTACTGGAGGACCTGCGCAGGGCAGGCTTTCCGGTGTTCATGGATGACTTTGGAAGCGGCTATTCCTCACTTAACATGCTCAAAGATGTCAATGTCGATGTCATTAAGATCGACACCAAATTCCTGGATATGAATGAGAACAGCCAGAGCCGTGGAATGGGAATTTTAGAGACCATTGTGAGAATGGCAAGGGTCATGCAGATGAAGATCATTGCGGAAGGGGTCGAAACAAAGGATCAGGTAGATTTTTTAAGAAATATCGGCTGTATTTACGGGCAGGGATATTATTATTATAAGCCGCTTCCTGTGGAAGAAGCGGAGCAGCTCCTGATGCAGGAGGATCACGTGGATTACGGGGGGATCCAGGCCCGCCAGTTGGGGCAGCTGAAACTGGAGGACTTATTTAATGAGAACATCACCAGTGAGGCGATGTTAAATAACATGCTTGGAGCAATCGCTCTGTATGAAGTGTATGAGGACCGGTGCGAGGTTCTCCGGGTAAATCAGGAATATTACCGCATTACAGGAGATAATCCGGTGGATATGGAAGACCGCAGATGGTTTCTCTTAAACCGGATCTATAAAGATGACAGAGACTGGGTTTTGAATATATTTGAGAACGCATACAGCAATCCGATCCGGGGAGGGGAAGGTATTTTCCGGCAGTACCGTCTAAGCGGGGAACTGATGTGGGTACATCTTCGCGTATTCTTTTTAAGGGAACAGGATGAGCACCGTTTGTACTATGGAGCGGTAAGGGATGCGACTGAACAGATGGAGCAGCGCCAGAAGCTTGAGGACTCCCAGAAAATATTAGGAGATGTGCTGAGGCTTTCCGGGAGAGATCTTTCCTTTGAGAGGCTGCCCGACCGTCATGCCGCCATTTCCATGATGGAGTCTTATGTGATGCGCCGCCGCTTCCAGCCTTCTGCTCTGGTTTTGTTTGAGATCCTGGGGCCGGAAGATATAAGCAGAAAAGGCTGCAAGGCAGAAAAGCCGATTTTTGCACCTTATGTGGACTGCTTAAAGCGCTTTTTCAGGGAAGATGATATCATCTGCCTGAATGGTGTATATGAAGCAATGGTATTATGCAAAAATATCCGGAGCAGTGATATGGAACATAAGCTTAAGCGGGTGGCAAATGCTTTAACCCGGGAACTTAAGGGAAATGAGAAAGACCCTCTGTTTTGGATCAATACCGCCTTTGCTGTGATCGAGGCGCAGGAGAAGAATTTTGAAGATTGCTGTGATAAGGCAAGATTGGCTCTGATACAGTCCAGTAAGATTTCAGATAGAGAAAGTGTGAAATTGGAATAG
- a CDS encoding D-alanine--D-alanine ligase family protein, protein MKIVVMAGGYSPEREVSLSSGAMITNALIKNGHEVYLLDSYLGVADGEAVCFKSLKDGTDFSWEIGRKVPELDRLSEERRGEGYIGNRVIEICSKADVVFLALHGGAGENGQIQAVFDAYGISYTGTGYEGCLKAMDKPMAKLLMKASGIPTPDWRLYTRGEPLEPFSFPCVVKPCGCGSSVGITMVDKEEQWEQALDSAFAYEERILAEVKITGREFSVGILGERALPSIEIIPKSGFYDYENKYQAGMTEEVCPARLTEKEEEALGFMALKVHRALGLGYYSRVDFIMEEDGSLYCLEANTLPGMTPFSLLPQEALAAGISYYELCEDIARHGKGVLS, encoded by the coding sequence ATGAAAATAGTCGTGATGGCGGGCGGTTACAGCCCGGAAAGAGAAGTCTCATTATCTTCAGGTGCGATGATTACAAACGCTCTGATAAAAAACGGACATGAGGTTTACCTGCTGGATTCTTATCTGGGAGTTGCTGACGGAGAAGCGGTCTGCTTTAAAAGCCTTAAAGATGGTACAGACTTTTCCTGGGAAATCGGAAGAAAGGTACCGGAGCTTGACCGTTTGAGCGAAGAGCGAAGGGGAGAAGGATATATAGGAAACCGGGTCATTGAAATCTGCAGTAAGGCAGATGTAGTATTTCTGGCCCTGCACGGAGGGGCGGGAGAAAACGGACAGATACAGGCCGTTTTTGATGCTTACGGCATTTCCTATACCGGAACTGGTTATGAAGGGTGTTTAAAAGCCATGGATAAGCCTATGGCAAAACTCCTGATGAAAGCTTCAGGCATACCAACCCCGGATTGGCGTCTTTATACGAGAGGGGAGCCTTTGGAACCGTTTTCATTTCCCTGTGTGGTAAAGCCATGCGGCTGCGGATCCAGTGTAGGTATTACCATGGTGGATAAGGAGGAACAATGGGAGCAGGCCCTTGATTCTGCTTTTGCCTATGAAGAACGGATACTGGCGGAAGTAAAAATTACTGGCAGGGAATTTTCTGTTGGAATCCTGGGAGAAAGGGCCCTTCCCTCAATCGAGATCATACCAAAGTCTGGGTTTTATGATTATGAAAATAAGTATCAGGCAGGCATGACAGAGGAGGTCTGCCCGGCAAGGCTGACAGAAAAAGAGGAGGAGGCCTTGGGTTTTATGGCTTTAAAGGTCCACCGCGCTCTGGGACTTGGCTATTATTCCAGGGTGGATTTCATCATGGAGGAAGATGGCAGTCTTTACTGTCTGGAGGCCAATACGCTGCCGGGAATGACGCCTTTCAGCCTTCTTCCGCAGGAGGCTTTAGCTGCCGGAATTTCATATTATGAGTTATGTGAGGATATTGCAAGACACGGGAAAGGAGTTCTATCATGA
- the dapF gene encoding diaminopimelate epimerase yields the protein MNITLEKYHGLGNDYLIFDPNKNELELTEESVRLICNRNFGVGSDGLLVGPILGQDKLELKILNPDGSEAELSGNGVRIFGKYLKDAGYVQKNRFIVNTLSGQQTIQYLNETGTKIKVSMGKLSFYSDEIPVTGPRREVLNETMMFGSIPYRVTCVTIGNPHCVIWLNDISKELACRIGKHSEAADYFPEKINTELLKVVDRTNIEIEIYERGAGYTLASGTSGCAAAGAAYRMGLTDPKMYVHMPGGVLEVEIEKDGSVLMTGEVGYVGRFTLSHEMTEELRAIR from the coding sequence ATGAATATCACATTGGAAAAATACCATGGACTGGGCAATGATTATCTGATTTTTGATCCCAATAAAAATGAATTGGAGCTGACAGAGGAAAGTGTCCGGCTGATCTGCAACCGGAATTTTGGCGTCGGATCTGACGGGCTTTTGGTTGGTCCGATTCTGGGGCAGGATAAGCTGGAGCTAAAAATCTTAAACCCTGATGGAAGCGAAGCTGAGTTAAGCGGCAACGGAGTCCGGATCTTTGGAAAATACTTAAAGGATGCCGGATACGTACAGAAAAACCGCTTTATTGTCAATACATTAAGCGGGCAGCAGACGATCCAGTACTTAAATGAGACCGGGACCAAAATAAAGGTATCCATGGGAAAACTCAGCTTTTACAGCGATGAAATTCCTGTAACAGGGCCGAGGAGAGAGGTACTGAATGAAACCATGATGTTTGGAAGCATCCCTTACCGGGTTACCTGTGTGACCATAGGCAATCCTCACTGCGTCATCTGGCTGAATGACATATCAAAGGAACTGGCCTGCAGGATCGGAAAGCATTCAGAAGCAGCCGATTATTTCCCGGAAAAGATTAATACGGAGCTTTTGAAGGTTGTGGACAGGACCAATATTGAAATTGAGATTTACGAAAGGGGAGCCGGATATACCCTTGCCTCTGGAACCAGCGGCTGCGCGGCGGCTGGTGCGGCATACCGCATGGGGCTTACAGATCCCAAAATGTACGTGCACATGCCGGGAGGCGTGCTTGAGGTAGAGATTGAAAAGGATGGCAGCGTGCTGATGACAGGAGAAGTCGGTTACGTGGGAAGATTTACCCTTTCTCATGAAATGACGGAGGAGCTGCGGGCGATCCGGTAA